In Ensifer adhaerens, a genomic segment contains:
- a CDS encoding glutathione S-transferase, giving the protein MSALTLYNYELDENSYRVRLLLSMLGVAHEVYSVNMLPGREEKSPALLALNPCGTLPFIEQEGTVIFGAEAILAHLARNHDASGKWLPIDGSDFSATMMWLGFAADPLQAAVKAREVAVFAVGGHLERLKADARAAFRVMDDHMTLRQIEGKDWFAADYPTIADLALIPSFALSRDFNIDHEEFPALRLWLRRFRRLPGFITMPGIPDYH; this is encoded by the coding sequence ATGTCCGCCCTGACGCTCTATAACTACGAACTGGACGAGAACAGCTATCGCGTCCGCCTGCTCCTCTCCATGCTCGGCGTGGCGCACGAGGTCTATTCCGTCAACATGCTGCCCGGCCGCGAGGAAAAGTCGCCGGCGCTTCTGGCGCTCAACCCCTGCGGCACGCTGCCGTTCATCGAGCAGGAGGGGACGGTGATCTTCGGCGCGGAAGCAATCCTCGCCCATCTAGCCAGAAACCACGACGCCTCGGGCAAATGGCTGCCGATCGATGGATCCGACTTCTCGGCAACCATGATGTGGCTAGGCTTCGCCGCCGACCCGTTGCAGGCTGCTGTCAAGGCGCGCGAGGTCGCTGTCTTTGCCGTCGGCGGGCATCTGGAGCGCCTGAAGGCCGACGCACGCGCCGCCTTCCGCGTCATGGACGACCACATGACGCTTCGCCAGATCGAGGGCAAGGACTGGTTTGCCGCGGACTATCCGACGATCGCCGATCTGGCGCTGATCCCGAGCTTCGCCCTGTCGCGCGATTTCAACATCGACCACGAGGAGTTTCCGGCGCTCAGGCTCTGGCTGCGCCGTTTCCGCCGGCTCCCCGGCTTCATCACCATGCCGGGCATTCCGGACTATCACTAA
- a CDS encoding Rieske [2Fe-2S] domain-containing protein — MTSQPIWSPVALSNMIEPSTSTGAVVNGAELVVWRDSGGKAHVWEDRCPHRGMRMSFGFVRGDHLACLYHGWQYDTAGQCRHIPAHPQLEVPQTIRMQTFASAERNGLIWAGATADADPALLPAEISGLVPVRSLYADCTAAKALATLGVTPLPGSDEAPAMEAISEDYLSVSSGPIRLLAAIQIMGSTRIALHLMANDGAPIAALARYAQALRLALETSVAEAA; from the coding sequence ATGACATCGCAACCCATCTGGTCGCCGGTGGCACTTTCCAACATGATCGAGCCGAGCACCTCGACCGGCGCCGTGGTGAACGGCGCGGAACTGGTCGTCTGGCGCGATTCCGGCGGCAAGGCACATGTCTGGGAAGACCGCTGTCCACATCGCGGCATGCGCATGAGCTTCGGCTTCGTGCGTGGCGATCACCTCGCCTGCCTGTATCACGGCTGGCAATACGACACGGCCGGCCAGTGCCGCCACATCCCGGCGCATCCGCAGCTCGAAGTGCCGCAGACAATCCGGATGCAGACCTTTGCCAGCGCCGAACGCAACGGCCTGATCTGGGCCGGCGCGACCGCGGATGCGGATCCCGCTTTGCTGCCCGCCGAGATTTCCGGGCTCGTTCCCGTCAGAAGCCTCTATGCCGATTGCACCGCCGCGAAGGCGCTGGCGACGCTCGGCGTAACGCCGCTGCCGGGATCGGACGAAGCGCCAGCGATGGAAGCCATCTCGGAAGACTATCTCTCCGTCTCCTCCGGCCCAATCCGCCTGCTCGCCGCCATCCAGATCATGGGCTCCACCAGGATCGCTTTGCACCTGATGGCAAATGACGGCGCGCCGATCGCTGCGCTCGCCCGCTATGCGCAGGCCCTCCGCCTCGCCCTTGAAACTTCCGTTGCCGAGGCCGCCTGA
- a CDS encoding Thiamine pyrophosphate enzyme, C-terminal TPP binding domain, whose product MKRYDCMKRLAARLKDELVILSLGASVDEWYNAAPHMREASLFQQQLGCVTPQAFGLAAGLPHRRIISLDTDGGMMFNLGILATLGNEQPKNLFTVVWDNECYQSIGGPPTHTASGRVDIAAIARGAGVEHAYTARTLEEFEAHCEAGLKADVPYIVVAKVAGTVQPDIKRKHSDGREDKYIFVRHVEATEGIVIMGPSEHN is encoded by the coding sequence ATGAAACGTTATGACTGCATGAAGCGTCTCGCCGCGCGCCTGAAGGACGAACTGGTCATCCTCTCGCTCGGTGCCTCGGTGGACGAATGGTACAATGCTGCCCCGCATATGCGGGAAGCCAGCCTCTTCCAGCAGCAGCTTGGCTGCGTGACCCCACAGGCTTTCGGTCTGGCGGCGGGTTTGCCGCACCGGCGCATCATCTCGCTCGATACCGATGGCGGCATGATGTTCAACCTCGGCATTCTGGCCACGCTGGGCAACGAGCAGCCGAAGAACCTCTTCACCGTGGTCTGGGACAATGAATGCTACCAGTCGATCGGCGGGCCGCCGACGCATACGGCCTCCGGCCGCGTGGATATCGCCGCGATTGCCCGCGGAGCCGGCGTTGAACATGCCTACACCGCCCGCACACTCGAAGAGTTCGAAGCGCATTGCGAGGCGGGCCTCAAGGCCGACGTGCCATACATCGTCGTCGCCAAGGTCGCCGGAACGGTGCAGCCAGACATCAAGCGCAAGCATTCGGACGGTCGCGAGGACAAGTATATCTTCGTCCGACATGTCGAAGCCACCGAAGGCATCGTCATCATGGGCCCCAGCGAGCACAACTGA
- a CDS encoding choline dehydrogenase, with protein sequence MPTLPARTLEKAYDYIVVGAGSGGLPVVRRLIERTDATVLLVEAGEAGFGVPEIDDPGEWVPLGRSRFDWGYDYAPSPLVNNRTIGIPRGKVLGGSSAINALMWYRGNPRDYDAWEDAGCEGWGWSSVLPYFKRAEDWEGGETAFRGAGGPLRITTSGNLHPVARAMLDGAPDVGIPVIDDPNGETNEGAAPSNFNIAEGKRFSSVDGYLKPILDNPRLTVLTGSHVLALLLDGTRCTGIRHLVDGQPVETQATTQVVLSAGAINTPRILMLSGIGDPEELSTLGILVRHALPGVGKNLQDHPLVQAIVCRAKKPLGPKLDNGGGTMLNWKSRPGLAQADVHAFPVQGNSAEPRIREFYDTSGEVFSLGVGLMHSKSSGHLRMLSADPFGPLEIQPNYLAEPDDLEALVSAVGTMMDLAETSAFRDLFAGFAAPDRRLSKSETVEFIRNGCGTFFHTSGTARMGRDALCVVDSRLKVHGLEGLTISDASVIPVIPTCNTHAPVTMIGERAADFLTGRA encoded by the coding sequence GTGCCCACCCTTCCCGCCCGCACGCTTGAAAAGGCCTACGACTATATCGTCGTCGGCGCAGGCTCCGGCGGCCTGCCGGTGGTGCGGCGGCTGATCGAGCGGACGGATGCAACCGTTCTTCTGGTCGAGGCCGGGGAAGCGGGTTTCGGCGTGCCGGAAATCGACGATCCGGGCGAATGGGTACCGCTCGGCCGCAGCCGCTTCGACTGGGGTTATGACTATGCGCCCTCGCCGCTCGTGAACAACCGCACGATCGGCATCCCGCGCGGCAAGGTGCTGGGCGGGTCCTCTGCCATCAACGCGCTGATGTGGTATCGCGGCAATCCGCGCGATTACGATGCGTGGGAAGATGCCGGTTGCGAGGGCTGGGGCTGGTCGTCGGTCTTGCCCTATTTCAAGCGCGCCGAAGATTGGGAAGGCGGCGAGACCGCCTTTCGCGGTGCAGGCGGACCGTTGAGGATCACCACGAGCGGCAATCTCCATCCCGTCGCCCGCGCCATGCTCGACGGCGCGCCGGATGTCGGCATCCCCGTGATTGACGATCCGAACGGCGAAACGAATGAAGGCGCAGCCCCCTCCAACTTCAACATCGCCGAGGGCAAGCGCTTCAGCTCTGTCGATGGCTATCTGAAGCCGATCCTCGACAATCCGCGTCTGACCGTCCTAACCGGCAGCCATGTTCTCGCCCTCCTGCTGGACGGCACGCGCTGCACCGGTATTCGTCACCTCGTGGACGGCCAGCCGGTCGAGACGCAGGCGACAACGCAGGTCGTTCTCTCCGCCGGCGCGATCAACACGCCACGCATTCTCATGCTCTCCGGCATTGGCGATCCAGAGGAACTCTCGACATTGGGCATACTTGTCCGCCACGCCCTGCCGGGCGTCGGCAAGAACCTGCAGGACCACCCGCTGGTGCAGGCTATCGTCTGCCGCGCGAAAAAGCCGCTGGGCCCGAAGCTGGACAACGGCGGCGGCACGATGCTGAACTGGAAATCGCGGCCCGGTCTTGCTCAAGCCGATGTCCACGCCTTCCCGGTTCAGGGCAACAGCGCAGAGCCGCGCATCCGCGAGTTCTACGACACATCGGGCGAGGTCTTCTCCCTGGGCGTCGGGCTCATGCATTCAAAGAGCTCCGGCCATCTGCGCATGCTTTCCGCCGATCCTTTCGGTCCGCTGGAGATCCAGCCGAACTATCTCGCCGAACCTGACGATCTGGAGGCGCTGGTCTCCGCAGTCGGCACCATGATGGACCTGGCCGAAACCTCCGCCTTCCGCGACCTCTTCGCCGGCTTTGCAGCGCCGGACCGGCGTCTGAGCAAGTCCGAGACGGTGGAATTCATCCGCAATGGCTGCGGCACGTTCTTCCACACGAGCGGTACGGCCAGGATGGGCCGCGATGCGCTTTGCGTGGTCGATTCACGCCTCAAGGTCCATGGCCTCGAAGGCCTCACGATTTCGGATGCCTCGGTGATCCCGGTCATCCCCACCTGCAACACCCACGCCCCCGTGACCATGATCGGCGAACGCGCCGCCGATTTTCTCACGGGGCGCGCTTGA
- a CDS encoding adenine deaminase, protein MAITRFSVTPLATMTRKLADVASGRIAPDLVIQGARVLSTYSERILPDREVWISGGRIAAVKPAGTYKAGGTKLYDAKGGIIAPGLVDPHIHIESSMVTACAYAEAALLNGTTSIFCDSHEIGNVMDVAGVEAMLEDARHAPLSIFLTVPSTVPATSPELETAGGDLTPEKIAAIFDKWPEAAALGEKMDFVPVAMGDERSHAIIAAALSRGKPVSGHVYGREFVAAYAASGVTDTHEAIDREIADDMLEAGIWLFLRGGPPTTPWHSLPLAIKTVTELGASHKRIAVCTDDRDADDLLSFGLDWVVREARKAGMSREQAWAMGSLHGATRFGMEGDFGGMGGGRRADLVMLDDDLNPISTWYGGELMVDQKKITPLLDETLSKPWRYPEAAYHTVKLPKQLKLTPELPTQKVVANTIMTELPGIILGHVKVELEPANDWQTHFERHGLCFVTVVERHGKSAGNVAYGLLSNFSLKSGAVASSVGHDSHNIILAGTNEADMQVALRAIEEHQGGACVVQDGKVTAIVPLPIAGLLSDKRVHEVAKEVQALKVEWEKAGCTIPYMGFNLIPLSVIPEIRITDMGLVTVPQMEIVPLFEPA, encoded by the coding sequence ATGGCCATTACCCGCTTTTCCGTTACACCACTGGCAACGATGACCCGCAAGCTCGCGGATGTCGCCTCCGGTCGCATAGCGCCGGACCTCGTCATCCAGGGCGCACGGGTGCTTTCCACCTATTCGGAGCGCATCCTGCCTGACCGCGAAGTCTGGATCTCCGGCGGCCGCATTGCCGCCGTCAAGCCGGCCGGCACCTACAAGGCAGGCGGCACGAAACTCTATGACGCGAAAGGCGGCATCATCGCGCCGGGTCTGGTCGATCCGCATATCCATATCGAATCGAGCATGGTCACGGCTTGCGCCTATGCCGAGGCCGCACTGCTGAACGGCACGACCTCGATCTTCTGCGACAGTCACGAAATCGGCAATGTCATGGACGTCGCCGGCGTCGAGGCGATGCTGGAAGACGCGCGCCACGCGCCGCTCTCGATCTTCCTCACCGTCCCCTCCACCGTGCCGGCCACCTCGCCGGAACTGGAAACCGCCGGCGGCGACCTGACGCCGGAAAAGATTGCGGCCATCTTCGACAAGTGGCCGGAAGCGGCGGCGCTGGGCGAGAAGATGGATTTCGTGCCGGTCGCCATGGGGGACGAGCGCAGCCACGCGATCATCGCGGCAGCGCTGTCGCGCGGCAAGCCGGTCAGCGGTCATGTCTACGGCCGCGAATTCGTCGCCGCCTATGCGGCCTCCGGCGTGACCGATACGCATGAAGCCATCGACCGCGAAATCGCCGACGACATGCTGGAAGCCGGCATCTGGCTCTTCCTGCGTGGCGGCCCGCCGACCACGCCCTGGCATTCGCTGCCGCTCGCCATCAAGACCGTGACCGAGCTTGGCGCATCCCATAAGCGCATCGCTGTATGCACCGACGACCGCGACGCCGACGATCTTCTGAGCTTCGGCCTCGACTGGGTTGTGCGCGAGGCCCGCAAGGCCGGCATGTCGCGCGAACAGGCCTGGGCCATGGGCTCGCTGCATGGCGCGACACGTTTCGGCATGGAAGGCGATTTCGGCGGCATGGGCGGCGGCCGCCGTGCCGATCTCGTCATGCTGGACGACGATCTGAATCCCATTTCCACCTGGTATGGCGGGGAACTGATGGTCGACCAGAAGAAGATCACGCCGCTTCTCGATGAGACCCTGTCCAAGCCGTGGCGTTATCCGGAGGCGGCCTACCACACGGTCAAGCTGCCGAAGCAACTGAAGCTCACGCCGGAACTGCCAACGCAAAAGGTCGTTGCCAATACGATCATGACCGAGCTTCCCGGCATCATCCTCGGCCATGTAAAGGTCGAGCTGGAACCCGCGAACGATTGGCAGACGCATTTCGAGCGGCACGGCCTCTGCTTTGTGACCGTGGTCGAGCGCCACGGAAAATCGGCGGGCAATGTTGCCTACGGTCTTCTCTCCAATTTCTCGCTCAAGAGCGGCGCGGTTGCCTCTTCCGTCGGCCATGACAGCCACAACATCATTCTGGCCGGCACCAACGAGGCTGACATGCAGGTGGCGCTGCGCGCCATCGAAGAGCATCAGGGCGGCGCCTGCGTGGTGCAGGACGGCAAGGTGACCGCGATCGTGCCCCTGCCGATCGCCGGCCTCCTCTCCGACAAGCGCGTGCATGAAGTCGCCAAGGAAGTTCAGGCACTGAAGGTCGAGTGGGAAAAGGCCGGCTGCACGATCCCCTATATGGGCTTCAACCTCATCCCGCTGTCGGTCATCCCTGAAATCCGCATCACCGACATGGGGCTGGTCACCGTGCCGCAGATGGAAATCGTGCCGCTCTTCGAACCGGCGTGA
- a CDS encoding DNA-binding transcriptional regulator, LysR family gives MDPYRLGLVPARIHYFQLVARLGSIRQAALSLNVAPSSISRVIRQMEEEFGTPLFERVRQRLKLTSAGELLLYRARAALSELGRACNEIDQLHGLHRGTVSIAVVESVARGLMPRALEAFWSKHPDVSVDVKVMSSQAACNAIAEGESDLAIIFDVRAPRAVRRITSISLPLGVLALPGSDKADRPSLKLFDLANQKVILSDASLTLGSSVEEAFSRSLVDIQSRSRTNSISLMVELAKRGLGLVLQTRVGVEQELIDGTIKFVPLIDPRLPPRKLTLLSRPEKEMSDAALALGRLLEQFITGMAE, from the coding sequence ATGGACCCTTACCGCCTCGGTCTCGTCCCTGCCCGGATCCATTATTTCCAGCTTGTGGCCCGGCTCGGCTCTATCCGGCAGGCGGCACTGTCGCTCAATGTCGCCCCCTCCTCGATCAGCCGCGTCATCCGGCAGATGGAGGAGGAGTTCGGCACGCCGCTCTTCGAGCGCGTCCGCCAACGACTCAAGCTGACTTCTGCCGGCGAACTCCTGCTCTATCGTGCCCGCGCCGCCCTCTCCGAGCTCGGCCGCGCCTGCAACGAGATAGACCAGTTGCATGGCCTGCATCGCGGCACGGTCTCGATCGCCGTGGTGGAGAGTGTTGCGCGTGGTCTCATGCCGCGTGCGCTGGAGGCCTTCTGGAGCAAGCATCCGGACGTGTCGGTTGATGTGAAGGTGATGAGTTCGCAGGCTGCCTGCAACGCCATTGCCGAGGGCGAAAGCGATCTCGCCATTATCTTCGACGTCCGCGCGCCCCGCGCGGTGCGGCGCATCACCTCGATCTCCCTTCCCCTCGGCGTGCTGGCGCTGCCCGGCAGCGACAAGGCGGACAGGCCTTCGCTGAAGTTGTTCGACCTCGCCAACCAGAAGGTCATTCTCTCCGATGCCAGCCTGACGCTGGGTTCCTCGGTTGAAGAAGCCTTCAGCCGCTCACTCGTCGATATCCAGAGCCGGTCGCGCACGAACTCGATCAGCCTGATGGTCGAGCTTGCCAAGCGGGGCCTGGGGCTGGTGTTGCAGACCCGCGTCGGCGTCGAACAAGAGCTGATCGACGGGACGATCAAGTTCGTGCCGCTCATCGATCCGCGCCTTCCGCCGCGCAAGCTGACGCTGCTCTCGCGGCCCGAAAAGGAGATGTCGGACGCAGCCCTCGCACTCGGACGGTTGCTGGAACAGTTCATCACCGGCATGGCGGAATAG
- a CDS encoding Tat (twin-arginine translocation) pathway signal sequence, with product MIDIRNLSRRGFLNMTAAGGAAALMSGTLARQAFAAPLPAVKEEDAIIGFGHVGPVTDEGWTWAHHQGVLAVKEKYPKLKKILEVENVPYSADATRTYRQFVSEGANMIFDTSSTGDFLHDVVKRSPKVAFMECDGRTDMPNLGWYYLAHWYPTYVIGVAAGMMSKTGKLGYVASFPVPSVFSGTNAFLMGARSVNPKATLQTIVINSWFDPQAAAQAGTALIDNGCDFLFGIMDEAAYLQVAEKRGVWAAMWNTDIRRYGPNSYVSSVVIDFKDFYVDQVGQRLAGKWTPSQTILAMGKGVDRDKWGEKVPADVAKAADAVRDKILGGWSPFTGELKDAKGNVKVPAGKTMSEVELYHWDWSIEGVSGLSA from the coding sequence ATGATCGACATTCGCAATCTATCCCGTCGCGGTTTCCTGAACATGACGGCAGCCGGCGGCGCGGCCGCGCTGATGTCCGGCACGCTTGCCCGGCAGGCTTTCGCAGCCCCCTTGCCGGCGGTGAAGGAAGAAGATGCCATCATCGGCTTCGGCCATGTCGGCCCGGTGACGGACGAAGGCTGGACCTGGGCACATCACCAGGGCGTGCTGGCGGTCAAGGAAAAGTATCCGAAGCTGAAGAAGATCCTTGAAGTCGAGAACGTTCCGTACTCGGCAGACGCAACCCGCACCTATCGCCAGTTCGTCAGCGAAGGCGCGAACATGATCTTCGATACGTCCTCCACCGGGGACTTTCTGCATGACGTCGTGAAGCGATCGCCGAAGGTCGCCTTCATGGAATGCGACGGCCGTACCGACATGCCCAACCTCGGCTGGTATTATCTCGCGCACTGGTACCCGACCTACGTCATCGGCGTCGCCGCCGGGATGATGTCGAAGACCGGCAAGCTTGGCTATGTTGCCTCCTTCCCGGTTCCGTCGGTCTTCTCCGGCACCAACGCCTTCCTGATGGGTGCACGCTCGGTAAACCCGAAGGCGACGCTGCAGACCATCGTCATCAATTCCTGGTTTGACCCGCAGGCAGCGGCGCAAGCCGGCACGGCGCTGATCGACAATGGCTGCGACTTCCTCTTCGGCATCATGGACGAAGCCGCCTATCTGCAGGTCGCTGAAAAGCGCGGTGTCTGGGCGGCCATGTGGAACACGGATATCCGCCGCTACGGGCCTAATTCCTACGTCTCCTCCGTCGTCATCGACTTCAAGGACTTCTATGTCGATCAGGTCGGACAGCGCCTCGCCGGCAAGTGGACGCCCTCGCAGACGATCCTGGCCATGGGCAAGGGTGTCGACCGCGACAAGTGGGGCGAGAAGGTTCCGGCCGACGTCGCCAAGGCGGCAGACGCCGTGCGCGACAAGATCCTCGGTGGCTGGTCTCCCTTTACCGGCGAACTGAAGGATGCCAAGGGCAATGTGAAGGTGCCCGCCGGCAAGACCATGTCGGAAGTCGAACTCTACCACTGGGATTGGTCGATCGAAGGCGTTTCGGGCCTTTCCGCCTGA
- a CDS encoding sulfopyruvate decarboxylase subunit alpha translates to MKQSSVDAVIRGLKKAGVSIVCYLPDSLFKQLYPALDADPDIRTIRVTNEGEGAAICGGVFLSGKRAALIMENSGLRASVEPLARMGLGAGIPVVMLMSYRGELGENNWWAIPHGITMEPVLNALRIPYRILREEDQIEQSIVDAYNWSYNAYYHSAIALGGEIVR, encoded by the coding sequence ATGAAGCAATCATCCGTTGATGCGGTCATCCGGGGGCTCAAGAAGGCGGGCGTCAGCATCGTCTGCTATCTGCCGGATTCGCTATTCAAGCAGCTCTATCCGGCGCTCGATGCCGATCCGGATATCCGCACGATCCGCGTCACCAACGAGGGCGAAGGGGCGGCCATCTGCGGCGGCGTGTTTCTTTCGGGCAAGCGTGCCGCGCTGATCATGGAAAATTCAGGCCTTCGCGCCTCCGTCGAGCCGCTCGCCCGCATGGGTCTCGGCGCCGGCATCCCCGTTGTCATGCTGATGAGCTATCGCGGTGAGCTGGGCGAGAACAACTGGTGGGCCATTCCTCACGGCATCACCATGGAGCCGGTGCTGAACGCATTGCGCATCCCCTATCGCATCTTGCGCGAGGAAGACCAGATCGAGCAGTCGATCGTCGATGCCTATAACTGGTCCTACAATGCCTATTACCATTCCGCGATTGCCCTTGGCGGGGAGATCGTTCGATGA